In Panthera tigris isolate Pti1 chromosome B1, P.tigris_Pti1_mat1.1, whole genome shotgun sequence, the sequence GCCCCCTCTTGAAAACCTCAGAGGCTATCGGGGGGACAGTACAGACAGATGGAATgtaatgagtgtgtgtgtgattgttcAGTAAAATTCAGTGTCTGCACATAGTTTTGTTGAATACAAATGCCTGATGCTCCTGGAAGATTTTGAGAGCAGGGGATACCTATGCTGGGCCTTGATGGATGATCAGGAATTTGCCAGGGTTGGTGAAAGGAGGTGGGAAAGGCagttcaggcagagggaagagcactGCAAAGGCACAAAGGCAGGAAAGTTGGGGTTCACATGTGGCTGGAGGATCTTACCTATGGATGTGGGGGTGTTGGGAGGTGGGTTAGAAAGGCCAGATCATGATAGCCCTGCTTTTCATGAAAGCCTCATTAAAGGGTTTTAAACTGGGGAGTGGTAGGTTCAGACATCTCCTCTGCGAAGGAGTGGGCTGCATCAGCTCATCTCCAGGGCTCTCCCTGCTCTCACATTCTGGAATGTTCTATTTGTGACTGATGGAGGCGGCAGCGGGTGGGAGAGCAGGGTGCTGCGCTGGCTCCCTTCTCAACCACACACAGCAGCCAAGCCTCAGCCCAGCTAACCAGCggcattttctcttccctttggcaTTTTTCCCCGGGGGTGGTTAGGACCCACTGCGGGAACATGCTGCAGCCCTACCTGAAGGACAACAGCGGCAGCCATGGCTCTCCAACCAGTGGCATGCTCCACGGCGTCTTCTTCAGCTGCAACACAGAGTTCAACACAGGCCAGCCGCCTCAGGACTCCCCCTACGGCCGCTGGCGCTTCCAGATCCCTGCCCAGCGCCTTTTCAACCCCAGCACCAACCTCTACTTTGCAGACTTCTACTGTATGTACACAGCTTACCACTACGCCATCCTGGTGCTGGCCCCCAAGGGCTCCCTGGGGGACCGCTTCTGCCGTGACCGCCTGCCCCTCCTGGACATTGCCTGCAACAAGTTCCTGACCTGCAGCGTGGAGGATGGGGAGCTGATCTTCCGCCATGCCCAGGACCTCATCCTGGAGATCATCTATACCGAGCCTGTCGACCTGTCCCTGGGCACCTTGGGGGAGATCAGCGGGCACCAGCTCATGAGCCTGTCCACTGCTGACGCCAAGAAAGACCCCAGCTGCAAAACCTGCAACATCAGCGTGGGCCGCTAGGGactcctggggaggtggggggctagAGAGAGATGACAGGCAGGGTGGCGATGGGTGGCCTAGGTTCAGGGAGCTggctttctctcccctgccccccctccccccgctccctcCACGCCAcggcctcccccttccccaccccgcaGGCGTTAGAGGCAACAGAGGGCGGTCCCCTTGGTGGGCGTGGCCTATTCAACGTCTGGTGGACTTGGAAAGGCTTCTTAGCCGCGGTAGGTTGGTGGAAGGAGGGTAGATCTCTGGAGATTTCCCCATTCCCGGTTTCCCCGTCCTGCTGTTTCTTGCTTCATTCCGGCCTCCACTTAACGGAGACTCTCAGCCTGGGGGCTTTCGCTGAGCAGCCCACCCTAGCCAAAGCCCACGAGTTGCTTGCCCGCCCCCAGAGGCACAGCAGAGAGATGCGGGGTGCTCCTTTTTAGCCCCGCCCACCCCACTCAGGGCCAACCACAGAatgcccctccccgctctgctGGGCCGGGGACCTCCCACTTCAGGCCTGGCCCTTTCCCTCTATACATAGTCTCTTGCACCGCTCTGCCCCCCAGCTGCTCCTTGACTCCCAGCACCCTCTTCCTGCATGGGGAGAgctgtcccttcctttctccacctGCCCTCTAGAAAGGGGCCCTCTTTTTCCTCTCGGCTTTGGGGGCTCCGGGCTGTTGGGACTTTTCCTTTCTTACCTGGAGATGATAAATACCCCAGCATACCTTCTCTCTTGCTCAGAGCACTGAGGTCTGGTTCCCCCAATGGCAGCCACTGGGGttgaggagggggaaagagaccCCTGAGACCCAGAGGTACCCCTTTTAGGCCAGGAATGGGCGGCCTCACGCTCCGAGGGGACCCAGTGTGGAACTAGAATTGAGGGCTTTCCCTAAGAGCCCTGGCACCCTGCCTGACTGTGCGCTTTGCTCGCTCTCTTTGCCACGGTTCCGTGACTGCCCTGTGCCTGTGTGTGACCTGGACTGTGGCTTCCCTGCCACCGCACCTCACACCCCACCCACTGGCACTGTCTGCTCCCCACTGCGAGCCTGTTGGCAAAGAGCTCCTTCCCTGGGGAGTTCTTGATGAAGTCTTCCTGGGCTTCCCAGCGTTTTTGCCAATTTCCTACTTTTGTATGGGTCATGAGGGTGGTGAGGGTGAACCCCTGAGATAGGCGGACCAGGTCGGGGGGGTGCTGGGTAGAGGTGTGGATGAAGGCAGCTAGCTGTTTGGGGGATGACGGAGGTGATGTCAGGCAGAGGACAACAGCCCCCACAGTGAGAGCCGGATTTCTGTGATGAAGTACAGAAGGGGCCAGCAGGCCAACAAGGCCATATCTCAGTAAGGGCACAGGTGGGACAGCTGGTTGCCTCTTGTGTAGCCACGGGGAGTGGTGTGGTCAGCTGTCTCTGTGGCACAGAACAGGTCTGGGGGCCCTGGGAGATGCATGGAGGAGAGGACATGGGCCCCCAGGCCTTTTCCGCCTCTGCTGACAGCATTGCTGTGGGGGTGGCCCACTGCTCTCCCCTGGCCCTGTGTCTGCCCTGAGCTGGGGGCACACCCGCCTGTGTTGTGCTTGCATCAATAAACCACCATGGCCTGAGAGCCCCGACTCTCTTTGGGCTCTGGGAGGGGTAGTTCTGACTAGGCAAGTTGCACAAGCACAGAGGAACTCAAATGGGGATGCCCCCCAGGACAAGACATCTGGAACTGTCTCCAAGGGTGTTCCAAATCTTGCTGTGGGAGGCAGAGCTCAGAGAGCAGAGCAAAATCTCTAGCTTGGAAGGGACTTTGAAGGTCTTTTGGTACTTATGACCTTGCACtttgcagaaggggaaactgaggcttcttAGAGGAGAACCTATAGCAATCTGGAGACCTAACCAAGGTCCTCTTTTTGGAGCCCTTCCCAGTGCAGCAGCCTGACACTGCATCAACCCCAGATGCTACTGAATTTCCCTCCcccagagcccaaatgtcccctccccagcagggCTCCTCATTTGCAGATCTGAGTCACCTCTGCGTCTATTATTATGGACTTATTAAAATGATCCTCTGCTGGAGTATGAAAGCTCCAGAAAAATTAGAGTCACCTCGCTGACACTTGCCTGGGCTGAGGGCCA encodes:
- the LOC102948491 gene encoding phytanoyl-CoA hydroxylase-interacting protein isoform X2, with amino-acid sequence MELLSTPHSIEVNNITCDSFRISWAMENSDLERVTHYFIDLNKKENKSSNKFKHRDVPTKLVAKAVPLPMTVRGHWFLSPRTEYSVAVQTAVKQSDGEYLVSGWSETVEFCTGDYAKEHLAQLQEKAEQIAGRMLRFSVFYRNHHKEYFQHARTHCGNMLQPYLKDNSGSHGSPTSGMLHGVFFSCNTEFNTGQPPQDSPYGRWRFQIPAQRLFNPSTNLYFADFYCMYTAYHYAILVLAPKGSLGDRFCRDRLPLLDIACNKFLTCSVEDGELIFRHAQDLILEIIYTEPVDLSLGTLGEISGHQLMSLSTADAKKDPSCKTCNISVGR